Genomic segment of Halalkalicoccus subterraneus:
CTCGATTCGGTGGTCGAGGAGATGGCCCAGCAGTTGGCCGCGAAACCCCGATTCGCGCTCGCCGCCGCGAAGGAGGCGCTCAATCAGGTCCACGAGGGCCCCCAGTCGGCCGGCCTCGACTACGAGAAGCGCCTCTGGAGCGGCCTCTTTGGTACCGACGACCAGCGCGAGGGGATGGCGGCGTTCGTCGAGAAGCGCGACCCCGAGTTCGAATGAGTTCGACGGTTCTCGTCACCGACTTCGACTTCCCCGACCTCGACATCGAGCGGGAACTCGCCGGGGAGGCGGGCATCGACCTCGAAACTGCGGCCGCCGACGGACCCGAGGACGTGATCGAGGCTGCCCGTGGGGTCGACGCGGACGCCCTGCTCGCCCAGTACGCGCCGATCACCCGGGCGGTCTTCGAGGAACTCGACCTCGCGGTCGTCGGCCGCTACGGCATCGGCGTCGACAGCGTGGACCTCGAAGCGGCGGGCGATCACGGCGTCCCGGTCGTGAACGTCCCCGATTACTGTCAGGACGAGGTCGCCGAACACGCCCTCGCGTTGGCCCTGTCCTGTGTCCGCGAGACGGCCCGGTTCGACGCCCGGATCACGGACGGGGAGTGGGACTGGACGGCCGGCAGGCCCATCAACCGCCTGCAGGGCGCGACGGTCGGCTTCGTCGGCTTCGGGTCGATTCCCGAGTGCCTCGCCGCCAAAGCGTCGGGGTTCGATTTCAAATACCTCGCGTACGACCCCTACCGCTCGGTAGAGGAACTCGACGAGGCCGGCGTCGAGAAAGTAGGGTTGGAGGAGCTCCTCGAACGCTCACGGATCGTCTCGGTCCACACGCCGCTGACCGACGAGACCCACGAACTGATCGCCGCCGAGGCCTTTGCGACCATGCGTGAGGACGCGGTGCTCGTGAACACCGCCCGTGGAGCGGTCGTCGACACGACGGCGCTCGCGGCGGCGATCGAGGCCGGCGAGATCGCTGGTGCCGGATTGGACGTCCTGCCCGAGGAACCGCCCGAGGAGTCGGCGCTGTTTGATCTGGAAGACGTGGTCCTGACGCCCCACGTGGCGTGGTACTCCGAGGAATCGATCACCGAGTTGCGCGAGACGGTCACTCGCGACGTGTTGTCGGTGCTGGCGGACAACGAGCCGACCAATCCGGTGTAGCCGTTTAGTCCTGCGGGACGGGCTCGGAGTCGGTAGCGGATGCCCCGGGACCGACCGTCTCCTCGACCTGCGTATAGACCAGTCCGAACCCGATCACCGCGAGGCTCGCGCCGACCGCGAAGGGCACTACGAACCCGAGACTCACGAGAAAGCCCGCCGAGAGTGGCCCGAGGGCGACCCCGAGGCCGAACGCCATCGTCAGCACCGACAGTTTCGTCCCCGAGTCCCCGCCGGTCGCCAGATCGCCCGCCAGCGCGAGCGCCGGGGCGAACACCATCGCGCCGGCGACCCCCTGGGTGAGTCGAACGACGAGCATGAGCCACGAGTCGAGTACGATC
This window contains:
- a CDS encoding C-terminal binding protein, producing MSSTVLVTDFDFPDLDIERELAGEAGIDLETAAADGPEDVIEAARGVDADALLAQYAPITRAVFEELDLAVVGRYGIGVDSVDLEAAGDHGVPVVNVPDYCQDEVAEHALALALSCVRETARFDARITDGEWDWTAGRPINRLQGATVGFVGFGSIPECLAAKASGFDFKYLAYDPYRSVEELDEAGVEKVGLEELLERSRIVSVHTPLTDETHELIAAEAFATMREDAVLVNTARGAVVDTTALAAAIEAGEIAGAGLDVLPEEPPEESALFDLEDVVLTPHVAWYSEESITELRETVTRDVLSVLADNEPTNPV